Proteins from one Pelodiscus sinensis isolate JC-2024 chromosome 21, ASM4963464v1, whole genome shotgun sequence genomic window:
- the RAD51D gene encoding DNA repair protein RAD51 homolog 4 isoform X3, translating to MAILRAGLCPGLTAEMIQVLKANSITTVVDLVSSDLEEVARKCSLSYKALVAVRRVLLAQFSAFPVNGADLYEELKSSMAILPTGSESLDKLLDSGLYTGEVTELTGAPATGKTQVCLSIAMSAAHGLRQSVLYVDSTGGFTASRLLQLAQTRMGGEEEQAEALQRIQVARVFDVYAMLDVVQELRCSMSQQVLSSSAPVKVLVVDSISAVICPLLGGWQAEGLALMMQLARELKMLARELSMAVVPTGIEVELDIGSCGVLEESPAASAEGP from the exons ATGGCGATCCTCCGAGCAGGGCTCTGCCCCGGCCTCACAGCAGAGATGATCCAGGTTCTGAAAGCCAACAGCATCACAACAG TGGTGGACCTTGTCTCCTCGGACCTGGAGGAAGTTGCCCGCAAGTGCTCCCTGTCCTACAAG GCTCTGGTTGCCGTGAGACGTGTGCTGCTGGCGCAATTTTCAGCTTTTCCCGTCAACGGAGCGGATCTCTACGAGGAACTCAAGAGCTCTATGGCCATCCTGCCCACAGGGAGCGAGAG CCTGGATAAACTGCTGGACTCTGGCCTGTACACGGGGGAAGTCACAGAGCTCACAGGAGCGCCGGCCACTGGCAAGACACAG GTGTGCCTCAGCATTGCCATGAGCGCGGCCCATGGCCTCCGGCAGAGTGTCCTTTACGTCGACTCCACGGGCGGGTTCACGGCCTCTCGCCTGCTCCAGCTGGCGCAGACCAGGATGGGAGGTGAGGAGGAGCAG GCGGAGGCTCTGCAGCGGATTCAGGTGGCCCGGGTGTTCGATGTCTACGCCATGCTGGATGTGGTACAGGAGCTccgctgcagcatgtcccagcag GTCCTGAGCTCCTCGGCGCCGGTGAAGGTGCTGGTGGTTGACTCCATCTCTGCTGTGATTTGCCCGCTCCTAGGTGGCTGGCAGGCAGAGG GCTTGGCCCTCATGATGCAGCTGGCCCGGGAACTGAAGATGCTTGCTAGAGAACTTAGCATGGCCGTGGTG CCAACTGGGATTGAGGTGGAGCTGGACATCGGAAGCTGTGGAGTATTGGAAGAGAGCCCAGCTGCATCTGCAGAGGGACCCTGA
- the RAD51D gene encoding DNA repair protein RAD51 homolog 4 isoform X2 has translation MAILRAGLCPGLTAEMIQVLKANSITTVVDLVSSDLEEVARKCSLSYKALVAVRRVLLAQFSAFPVNGADLYEELKSSMAILPTGSESLDKLLDSGLYTGEVTELTGAPATGKTQVCLSIAMSAAHGLRQSVLYVDSTGGFTASRLLQLAQTRMGGGGSAADSGGPGVRCLRHAGCGTGAPLQHVPAGLALMMQLARELKMLARELSMAVVVTNHVTRESSSGHLKPALGRSWSFVPSTRVLLESRAGPGGNASTHRVATLTKSSRQPTGIEVELDIGSCGVLEESPAASAEGP, from the exons ATGGCGATCCTCCGAGCAGGGCTCTGCCCCGGCCTCACAGCAGAGATGATCCAGGTTCTGAAAGCCAACAGCATCACAACAG TGGTGGACCTTGTCTCCTCGGACCTGGAGGAAGTTGCCCGCAAGTGCTCCCTGTCCTACAAG GCTCTGGTTGCCGTGAGACGTGTGCTGCTGGCGCAATTTTCAGCTTTTCCCGTCAACGGAGCGGATCTCTACGAGGAACTCAAGAGCTCTATGGCCATCCTGCCCACAGGGAGCGAGAG CCTGGATAAACTGCTGGACTCTGGCCTGTACACGGGGGAAGTCACAGAGCTCACAGGAGCGCCGGCCACTGGCAAGACACAG GTGTGCCTCAGCATTGCCATGAGCGCGGCCCATGGCCTCCGGCAGAGTGTCCTTTACGTCGACTCCACGGGCGGGTTCACGGCCTCTCGCCTGCTCCAGCTGGCGCAGACCAGGATGGGAG GCGGAGGCTCTGCAGCGGATTCAGGTGGCCCGGGTGTTCGATGTCTACGCCATGCTGGATGTGGTACAGGAGCTccgctgcagcatgtcccagcag GCTTGGCCCTCATGATGCAGCTGGCCCGGGAACTGAAGATGCTTGCTAGAGAACTTAGCATGGCCGTGGTG GTGACTAACCACGTGACCAGAGAGAGCAGCAGTGGGCATCTGAAACCAGCCCTGGGTCGCTCCTGGAGTTTCGTGCCCAGCACCCGGGTGCTGTTAGagagcagagcagggccagggggAAACGCCAGCACCCATCGTGTTGCTACCTTAACCAAATCGTCCCGGCAG CCAACTGGGATTGAGGTGGAGCTGGACATCGGAAGCTGTGGAGTATTGGAAGAGAGCCCAGCTGCATCTGCAGAGGGACCCTGA
- the RAD51D gene encoding DNA repair protein RAD51 homolog 4 isoform X1 produces MAILRAGLCPGLTAEMIQVLKANSITTVVDLVSSDLEEVARKCSLSYKALVAVRRVLLAQFSAFPVNGADLYEELKSSMAILPTGSESLDKLLDSGLYTGEVTELTGAPATGKTQVCLSIAMSAAHGLRQSVLYVDSTGGFTASRLLQLAQTRMGGEEEQAEALQRIQVARVFDVYAMLDVVQELRCSMSQQVLSSSAPVKVLVVDSISAVICPLLGGWQAEGLALMMQLARELKMLARELSMAVVVTNHVTRESSSGHLKPALGRSWSFVPSTRVLLESRAGPGGNASTHRVATLTKSSRQPTGIEVELDIGSCGVLEESPAASAEGP; encoded by the exons ATGGCGATCCTCCGAGCAGGGCTCTGCCCCGGCCTCACAGCAGAGATGATCCAGGTTCTGAAAGCCAACAGCATCACAACAG TGGTGGACCTTGTCTCCTCGGACCTGGAGGAAGTTGCCCGCAAGTGCTCCCTGTCCTACAAG GCTCTGGTTGCCGTGAGACGTGTGCTGCTGGCGCAATTTTCAGCTTTTCCCGTCAACGGAGCGGATCTCTACGAGGAACTCAAGAGCTCTATGGCCATCCTGCCCACAGGGAGCGAGAG CCTGGATAAACTGCTGGACTCTGGCCTGTACACGGGGGAAGTCACAGAGCTCACAGGAGCGCCGGCCACTGGCAAGACACAG GTGTGCCTCAGCATTGCCATGAGCGCGGCCCATGGCCTCCGGCAGAGTGTCCTTTACGTCGACTCCACGGGCGGGTTCACGGCCTCTCGCCTGCTCCAGCTGGCGCAGACCAGGATGGGAGGTGAGGAGGAGCAG GCGGAGGCTCTGCAGCGGATTCAGGTGGCCCGGGTGTTCGATGTCTACGCCATGCTGGATGTGGTACAGGAGCTccgctgcagcatgtcccagcag GTCCTGAGCTCCTCGGCGCCGGTGAAGGTGCTGGTGGTTGACTCCATCTCTGCTGTGATTTGCCCGCTCCTAGGTGGCTGGCAGGCAGAGG GCTTGGCCCTCATGATGCAGCTGGCCCGGGAACTGAAGATGCTTGCTAGAGAACTTAGCATGGCCGTGGTG GTGACTAACCACGTGACCAGAGAGAGCAGCAGTGGGCATCTGAAACCAGCCCTGGGTCGCTCCTGGAGTTTCGTGCCCAGCACCCGGGTGCTGTTAGagagcagagcagggccagggggAAACGCCAGCACCCATCGTGTTGCTACCTTAACCAAATCGTCCCGGCAG CCAACTGGGATTGAGGTGGAGCTGGACATCGGAAGCTGTGGAGTATTGGAAGAGAGCCCAGCTGCATCTGCAGAGGGACCCTGA